One genomic region from Rosa rugosa chromosome 1, drRosRugo1.1, whole genome shotgun sequence encodes:
- the LOC133727838 gene encoding auxin-responsive protein SAUR68-like, which translates to MDILLSPKKLIKLTRNFQKLPVIGRRKTSYQRAAVDGNRMNTSTADKGTFVIYTLDKRRFVLPLSYLSNYIFQELFKMSEEEFGISSSDPIVIPCDSRLMDYIVSLVKLGMSVELEKALLNSIFRSSLKIPDRTIC; encoded by the coding sequence ATGGACATTCTACTTAGTCCAAAGAAGCTCATCAAACTGACCAGGAACTTCCAGAAGCTACCAGTTATTGGGAGAAGGAAAACTTCATACCAAAGAGCAGCTGTCGACGGTAACAGGATGAATACTAGTACTGCAGATAAAGGCACGTTCGTTATCTACACCCTTGACAAGAGGCGCTTTGTGCTTCCCTTGTCCTATCTTTCTAACTACATTTTCCAAGAGCTATTCAAGATGTCTGAAGAAGAATTTGGAATATCGAGTAGTGATCCAATTGTTATCCCATGCGATTCACGCCTCATGGACTACATAGTCTCACTAGTGAAGCTTGGAATGAGTGTAGAGTTGGAGAAAGCTTTACTCAACTCTATCTTTAGAAGTAGTTTGAAAATACCAGATAGAACAATATGTTGA